A single genomic interval of Lathyrus oleraceus cultivar Zhongwan6 chromosome 7, CAAS_Psat_ZW6_1.0, whole genome shotgun sequence harbors:
- the LOC127107933 gene encoding coatomer subunit gamma, producing MAQPLAKKDDDRDDEADYSPFMGIEKGAVLQEARVFNDPQLDARRCSQVITKLLYLLNQGETFTKVEATEVFFSVTKLFQSRDLGLRRMVYLIIKELSPSADEVIIVTSSLMKDMNSKTDMYRANAIRVLCRITDGTLLTQIERYLKQAIVDKNPVVASAALVSGIHLLQTNPEIVKRWSNEVQEAVQSRAALVQFHALALLHQIRQNDRLAVSKLVTSLTRGSVRSPLAQCLLIRYTSQVIRESGNNTQSGERPFYDFLESCLRHKSEMVIFEAAKAITDLNGVTTRELTPAITVLQLFLSSSKPVLRFAAVRTLNKVAMTHPMAVTNCNIDMESLISDQNRSIATLAITTLLKTGNESSVDRLMKQITNFMSDIADEFKIVVVEAIRSLCLKFPLKYRSLMNFLSNILREEGGFDYKKAIVDSIVILIRDIPDAKESGLLHLCEFIEDCEFTYLSTQILHFIGIEGPKTLDPSKYIRYIYNRVHLENATVRASAVSTLAKFGASVDALKPRIFVLLRRCLFDSDDEVRDRATLYLNTLGGDLENDEDVREFLFGSLDTPLVNLESSLKNYVPSEVAFDIRLVPKEVKSQPLTEKKAQGKKPTGLGAPPSGPPSTVDSYERQLLSIPEFANFGKLFKSSAPVELTEAETEYAVNVVKHIFDTHVVFQYNCTNTIPEQLLEDVFVIVDASEAEEFSQVFSKPVRSLPYDSPGQTFVAFEKPEGLPTTGKFSNTLKFIVKEVDPTSGEAEDDGVEDEYQLEDLDVVAADYILRVGVSNFRNAWESIDPDSERVDEYGLGPRESLSEAVNTVINLLGMQPCEGTEVVPPNSRSHTCLLSGVFIGGVKVLVRLSFGLDGAKDVAMKLSVRSDDVSVSDAIHEIVASG from the exons ATGGCTCAGCCGCTTGCGAAGAAAGACGATGACCGGGACGACGAAG CTGATTATTCACCCTTTATGGGAATTGAAAAGGGGGCTGTTCTTCAGGAGGCCAGGGTTTTTAATGACCCACAACTAGATGCTAGGAGATGTTCACAG GTTATCACAAAACTCTTATACCTACTGAATCAGGGAGAGACATTTACAAAG GTTGAAGCTACAGAAGTTTTCTTTTCGGTTACCAAGCTTTTCCAGTCTAGAGATCTGGGGTTGAGGAGAATGGTCTACCTAATTATAAAAGAACTCTCCCCATCTGCAGACGAG gTTATTATCGTCACGAGCTCCCTCATGAAGGACATGAATAGTAAAACTGATATGTACAGGGCAAATGCCATTCGCGTGCTTTGTCGCATCACGGATGGAACCCTCCTTACCCAAATTGAGCGGTATTTAAAACAAGCAATTGTAGACAAAAATCCAGTTGTTGCAAGTGCAGCCCTAGTTAGTGGTATTCATCTACTCCAG ACAAATCCTGAAATTGTAAAAAGGTGGAGCAATGAGGTTCAGGAAGCCGTACAATCAAGAGCAGCTCTTGTACAATTCCATGCACTGGCTTTGCTACATCAG ATACGTCAGAATGATCGACTGGCAGTTAGCAAGCTGGTTACCAGCTTGACAAGGGGAAGTGTCCGCTCCCCTTTGGCCCAATGTCTCTTGATCCGTTATACAAGTCAG GTTATTCGTGAGTCAGGAAATAATACACAATCAGGGGAACGCCCCTTCTATGATTTTCTTGAGAGTTGCCTTCGTCACAAGTCAGAAATGGTGATATTTGAAGCTGCTAAGGCAATTACAGACCTCAACGGTGTAACTACCCGCGAGTTAACTCCAGCAATTACTGTTCTTCAGCTCTTCCTAAGTTCTTCCAAGCCAGTTCTTAGATTTGCTGCTGTCCGCACCTTGAACAAG GTGGCAATGACACATCCAATGGCAGTCACCAACTGCAACATTGATATGGAAAGTTTAATCTCTGACCAGAACAGAAGCATTGCGACACTTGCTATTACTACTCTTTTGAAGACAGGCAATGAATCAAGTGTGGATCGCCTTATGAAGCAGATTACAAATTTCATGTCTGATATTGCTGATGAGTTCaaaattgttgttgttgaagcaATAAGATCACTGTGCTTGAAGTTTCCTTTAAAATATAGATCTCT GATGAATTTCCTGAGTAACATTCTTAGGGAGGAAGGTGGTTTCGATTACAAAAAAGCAATTGTTGATTCAATAGTGATTCTTATTAGAGATATCCCTGATGCTAAGGAAAGTGGGTTGCTTCATCTCTGTGAGTTCATTGAAGATTGTGAATTCACGTACTTGTCAACACAG ATACTCCACTTCATTGGAATTGAAGGACCAAAAACATTGGACCCCAGCAAATATATTCGTTATATTTATAACAGAGTACATCTTGAGAATGCGACTGTTAGGGCCAGTGCTGTGAGCACACTGGCCAAATTTGGTGCTTCTGTTGATGCATTAAAG CCCCGCATATTTGTTCTGCTAAGGCGATGTCTTTTTGACAGTGATGATGAG GTTCGCGATAGAGCCACACTTTATCTGAACACGCTTGGAGGTGATCTTGAGAATGATGAAGATGTGAGAGAGTTCCTCTTTGGGTCACTTGATACCCCACTTGTCAATCTGGAGTCTAGTTTGAAAAACTAT GTGCCTTCGGAAGTGGCTTTTGACATTCGTTTGGTGCCCAAGGAGGTCAAGTCTCAGCCTCTTACAGAGAAGAAAGCTCAAGGTAAAAAGCCAACTGGATTGGGTGCTCCTCCTAGTGGCCCCCCATCCACAGTAGATTCGTATGAAAGGCAGCTCCTGTCAATTCCCGAGTTTGCAAACTTTGGGAAGCTTTTTAAG TCCTCAGCACCTGTGGAGCTTACTGAAGCAGAGACAGAATATGCAGTTAATGTTGTTAAACACATTTTTGATACACATGTTGTGTTTCAGTACAACTGCACAAACACGATACCCGAACAACTTTTGGAAGAT GTTTTTGTAATTGTGGATGCTTCAGAAGCAGAAGAATTTTCTCAGGTGTTCTCCAAGCCCGTCAGATCTCTTCCTTATGATTCACCTGGGCAGACTTTTGTGGCATTTGAGAAGCCCGAGGGATTACCAACAACTGGAAAGTTTTCTAACACTCTAAAATTTATTGTTAAAGAG GTTGACCCAACCTCTGGTGAGGCTGAAGATGATGGTGTTGAAGATGAATACCAGTTGGAAGATCTCGACGTTGTTGCAGCAGATTACATATTGAGAGTGGGGGTGTCTAATTTCAGGAACGCATGGGAAAGCATTGACCCTGACAGTGAACGAGTGGATGAGTATGGTCTTGGTCCAAGAGAAAGCTTGTCTGAAGCTGTAAATACTGTCATCAATCTTCTAGGCATGCAACCTTGTGAG GGCACAGAGGTAGTCCCCCCTAATTCAAGGTCACACACATGCTTATTGTCGGGTGTATTCATAGGGGGTGTGAAGGTGCTTGTGCGGTTGTCTTTTGGACTTGATGGTGCAAAGGATGTTGCAATGAAACTGTCTGTCCGATCCGATGATGTAAGTGTCAGCGATGCCATCCATGAGATTGTAGCAAGCGGCTAG